TGATCAGCACGCCGTCATCTGTCAGGGCCTCGCGCACCCGCTCGAAATAACCGCGCAGTGCCTCCCGGGTCTTGAAGCCCTGGTAGCTGAAGTTCATGGCGATGATCAGGTCCGGTGCCTGCTCGGTTCGGATTTCCAGCACGTCGGCCTCAACCAGCTGCACCCGTTCCCGCTGCTCGGCTTCGAGCTGCGACAGGTTATGCTCGCGCGCCCAGTCCAGCACTTCGGTATCGAGGTCCACCCCGACCGCCCGGTTGTGCGGGTCGCGCCTGACCCACTCGCAGCACATCTGTGCCGTGCCGCAGAAATCCTCGCGCAGCAGATGGGGCTGACGTCCACGCAGACGCTCGAAGGTACCGTTGATGAATTCGAACTCGAACTCGGTGTCCTGCACCGAGTCCTGATAGAGGATGTGACGATCGGCCTGGCTGGCAAGCGCAGGCTTGTTCGTCCTGGCGCCCCTGCCCTTCTTGTGTTTCTTGCTCGATTTGGATGCTTTCATGGGCGTGCTTTATGCCACAGCGCCGTGACGAGGTAAAGTTTTATCCTGCCCTGCGGGGTTCAGGGAAGTGAATCCTGCGGCGGCTGATGCGACAATACCCCATCGATGGACGCGGGTGCTGAACGATGGCGGAAATCCATACCCTGTTGAACCTCCTGCTGGCACTTGCCCTGGGCCTGCTGATCGGCGCCGAGCGCGGCTGGGAGCGGCGCACCGCCGAGGAAGGCACGCGCCTGGCCGGCATTCGCACCTTCGGTCTGATCGGATTGCTGGGGGCGCTGTGGACGTTGCTGGCGAATGAACTGGGTGAAGTGCTGCTCGGCTTTGCCTTCGTGGCCTTCACCGGCTTGCTCATCATCAGCCACAGCCGCCAGGTCAGGGCCGACAGAGACTACGGGATTACCACCCTGGTCGCCGCCCTGCTCACCTTCGTCATCGGCGCCCTGGCCATGCGCGGGCAGCAGGCGGCCGCGGCCAGCGCAGCCGTGATAACGGCCTTTCTGCTCAGCCTCAAACCCCTGCTGCATGCCTGGATCCGCAGGATCGAGGAACCCGAACTGCTGGCCACCCTCAAGCTGCTGCTGATCTCAGTGGTCCTGCTGCCGGTTCTGCCCAACCGAGGATACGGACCCTGGTCCGCGCTCAACCCCTATGAACTGTGGTGGCTGGTGGTACTTATCGCCGGCATTTCCTTTTTCGGCTATATCGCCATGCGCATATTCGGCGCCGGCAAGGGGACATTGCTGACAGGATTTCTGGGCGGGGTAACCTCCTCCACTGCAACAACGCTGCATTTCTCCCGTCTGCAGGGAAAGGGCCTGCCGCCGTCCATGCTGGCGGCAGGCATCCTGATTGCTTCGGCGACCATGTTTCCACGGATGCTGCTGGAGATCGTCATTCTCAATCCATCCCTGGCCGTTCCCATGCTGGCGCCGCTGCTGGCCATGCTGGCCGTGGCCCTGGTCGGCGTGTTCTGGCTGTGGCGGCTGGCGGCGAGGAAGCGGGACAATCCGATCGAGGCCCCGCTGAGCAATCCCTTCCAACTCCTTCCGGCATTGAAGTTCGCCCTGCTGCTGGCACTGGTCATGCTGGCCACCGAGGCCCTGCATGCCTGGCTGGGTCAGCGCGGGTTGTACATCGCCGCCGGTATCAGCGGAGTGGCCGATGTGGACGCCATCACCCTGACCATTGCCCGCATGCCCGGCATAGAGGCCAATTCACAGGCGGCGGTAGGCGCCATGACGCTGGCTGCAATCGTCAACACCCTGTTCAAGGGCATCCTGGCTGCGGTGATCGGCGGTGCCGTACTGGCGAAGTATGTGCTGCCGCCGATGCTGGCGGTCGGGCTGGCGGGGGGGATGACTATCCTGCTGCTGTGATACCAGCGAGTAGGATGGGTGGAGCGCAGCGCAACCCATCGTTTCCCACCTGCAGATGGGTTGCGGCGCAAGCGCCTCCACCCATCCTACACGCTGTTATTTCCCTCGCCGCGGCCGGGCGACATGAATGGCGCGGTCATGCACGGCCAGGGCGGCCTCGTGGAAGGACTCCGACAGGGTCGGATGGGCAAACACAGTGAGCATGACGTCTTCCGCGCTGGCCTGCATCTCCAGGGCCAGCACGGCCTGGGCGATCAACTCCGAGGCATGCGGTCCGATCATGTGCGCCCCCAGCAGGCGGTCGGTATCGGCATCGGCCAGCAACTTGATGAAGCCATCGGTCTGACCGGCGGCGCGGGCACGGCCGCTGGCGGCGAAGGGAAAGACACCGCTGCGGTACTCAACCCCCTCTGTCTTCAGGGCCTGTTCGGTCTTGCCCGCCCAGGCGATCTCGGGCTGGGTATAGATGACCGAGGGGATGGCATCGTAGTTCAGGGAAGCATGATGCCCGGCGATCAGTTCGGCCACCATCACACCTTCTTCCGAGCCCTTGTGTGCCAGCATCGGGCCGCGCACGGCATCACCGATGGCATAGACCGTGGGCAGGTTGGTGCGGCATTGCTCATTGACATGGATGAACCCCCACTCGTCCAGCAGCAGTTGGCTCTCATCACTGGCCAGGCCCTGGGTATTGGGACGCCGCCCGACCGCCACGATCAGCCGATCGACCTGTTCCTGCTCCCTGCCCTTCGCGTCCTCGTATTCGATATGCACCTTGCTGCGTTTGATCTCGCACTCGGTGACACGCGCCCCCAGGCGGATATCCAGTCCCTGCTTGCGGAACTGGCGCAGCGCCTCCCTGCCGAGCTGCGCATCGGTCATGGACAGAAACTGTTCCTGGGCCTCGAGCAGGATCACTTCGCTGCCCAGGCGCTGCCAGACGCTGCCCAGTTCCAGCCCGATCACGCCGGCACCGATCACGCCCAGTCGCCTGGGCACGCTGTCGAAGGCCAGCGCCCCGGCGGAGTCGACGATCAGGTCATCGGTCAGCGGGATGTGGTCGATTTCCACCGGTGCGGAGCCGGGCGCAAGAATGACATGGCCGGCCTCCAGCGTCTGTGGTTTACCGCCGGCCGGGGTAACCTCGACCTGTGTGCCCGACACCAGCCGGCCCCGGCCCGCCAGCCAGGTGACGGCATTGGACTTGAACAACTGCTCGATGCCCTGGGTCAGTTCCTGCACCACCTTGTCCTTGCGTGCCATCATGGCCGCCAGATCGAGCTTCACGCCCTGACACAGTACCCCGTGCGTGGACAGTTCCTGCTGCGCCCGGACATAGAGTTCGGAGGATTCCAACAGGGCCTTGGAGGGAATGCAGCCGACATTCAGACAGGTTCCGCCCAGGGCCGGCCTGCCCTGCGGGGTGACCCACTCATCCACGCAGGCCGTGGCAAGCCCCAGCTGGGCACAGCGGATCGCGGCCACATAGCCGGCCGGTCCGGCACCGATCACCACCACATCGTATTTGTCCGTCATGCGCTCTTCCCCCCTGACATGCCGTCAGGTATCCCGTCAGACATCCAGCAGCAGGCGTGCCGGATCCTCGATCATATCCTTGATGGTGACCAGAAACTGCACCGCCTCGCGGCCGTCGATCAGGCGATGATCGTAGCTCAGTGCCAGGTACATCATCGGGCGGATGACCACTTCGCCGTTCTCGGCCATCGGCCGCTCCTGGATCCTGTGCATGCCGAGAATGCCGCTCTGGGGCGGATTGATGATGGGGGTGGACAGCATGGAGCCGAACACGCCGCCGTTGGTGATGGTGAAGGTGCCGCCCGTGATCTCATCCAGTTCCAGCCGCCCTTGCTGCGCCCGTTGGGCAAAGTCCAGGATGCGGCCTTCGATCTCGGCCAGGCCGAGCGCGTCGGCATCGCGCAGGATTGGCACCACCAGGCCGCGTGGCGAACTGACCGCGATGCCGATGTCGAAATAACCGTGGTAGACAACATCATTGCCGTCGATGGAGGCATTGACCTCCGGGAACCGACGCAGCGCCTCCACGGCCGCTTTGACGAAAAAGGACATGAACCCGAGTTTCACGCCGTGACGCGTCTCGAAGGCCTCGCGATAGCGCTGGCGCAGCTGCATGACCGGCTGCATGTCGACCTCGTTGAACGTCGTCAGGATGGCGGCATTGTGCTGCGCCTCAAGCAGGCGCTCCGCCACCCGTGCGCGCAGGCGGGTCATGGGCACGCGCTTCTCCTCGCGTCCTCCGGCCCCGGCAGCGGCGGCTGCCGCCGGTTCCGGCGGCGGCGGTGCGGGGGCCTTCTGCGGACGGGTCTGCGCAGCCTCCTGCCGGGCCTGATCGGCCGTCGTCACCTCACTGCCGTGTTCGAGGTGCTGTTCCACATCCTCCTTGAGGATGCGTCCGTCCTTACCCGTGCCGGTCACCTGCGAGGCTTCAATGCCGTGTTGTTCCAGCAGCCGTCGCGCCGAGGGTGAGACCGGCGGATTCGCGCCGCGGTTCTCGCTGTCCGCCTCCGTTCCGCCGGCTGCTGGTGAAGCGGCGGCGGTGGCCTCCGCCGTTCCACCCTCGCGCAGGCGGCCGATGACCTGGCCGGAGGTCACCACTTCACCCTCGCCCTGCTCGATACCCTCGAGCACGCCGGCGGCCGGCGCGGGAACCTCGAAGACAACCTTGTCGGTCTCGATCTCCACCAGGGTCTCGTCACGCGCGACCGCTTCGCCGGGCCGCTTGTTCCAGCGCAGCACAGTGCCGTCGGCGACCGATTCGGGGAAGCTGGGAACCTTGATTTCGACTGACATGGGCGTGTTCCTGTTATTGACTGTTCACTGGCCTGTACCTGTACTCTCCAGCCCCAGCGCCTCGGCCACCAGCCGGTGCTGCTGCTGCACATGCAGCCAGTTGTAGCCGACCGCAGGGGCAGCGGAAAAAGGCCGGCCGGCATATTCCAGCGGCGCGTCACAGGGCAGGGAGGCATACAGATGATGCTGGGTGGAATACCAGGCGCCCTGGTTCTTGGGCTCCTCCTGGCACCAGATGTAGGTTTCCACGTTGGGATACTGCTCCAGGGTCCGGCGCAGAATGCCTTCCGGGAAGGGATAGAGCCGCTCCAGGCGGATGATGGCGACATCGTTCAGTTCCACCTCGCGGCGCTTCTCCAGCAGGTCGTAGTAAACCTTGCCGCTGCACAGGATCACCCGGTTGACCGCTGCGGGGTCGAGCTCGTCGACCTCCGGAATGACGGCGTGGAATCCGCCCTCGGTCATATCCTCCAGCCGGCTGACCGCAAGGCGGTGACGCAGCAGGCTCTTCGGCGTCATGACCACCAGCGGCTTGCGGCAGGTGTTGAGCATCTGCTGGCGCAGAAGGTGAAAGATCTGCGCCGGCGTGGTCGGCACGCAGACCTGGATGTTCTGCTCCGCGCACAGTTGCAGGTAGCGCTCCAGGCGGGCCGAGGAATGCTCCGGGCCCTGCCCTTCGTAGCCGTGCGGCAGGAGCATCACCAGCCCGCACAGCCGGTTCCATTTCTGCTCGCCGGCACTGATGAACTGATCGATCACCACCTGCGCGTTGTTGGCGAAATCGCCGAACTGGGCCTCCCAGATCACCAGGGTGCCGGGATCAGTGGTGGCATAGCCGTATTCAAACGCCAGCACGGCCTCCTCCGAGAGCAGCGAGTTGATGACCAGGAAATTGGCCTGGTCCGCGCTGATATTGCGCAACGGCACATAGGGCGTGCCGTCGACCTGGTTGCTGATCACGGCATGCCGATGGAAGAAGGTGCCGCGTCCGCTGTCCTGCCCCGACAGACGCACCGGATAACCCTCGGTCAGCAGCGAGGCGTAGGCCATGGTCTCGGCATAGCCCCAGTCGATGGACAGGGCGCCGGCGGTCATCTTGCGCCGGTTCTCCATGATCTTGCCCACGTTGGAATGGATCTCGAATCCCTCGGGCAGACGCGACAGACCCTGCCAGAGCTGCTTCAGGCGGGCAGCGTCGATGGCCGTGTTCACTTCTGTGGTACAGGACTGACCGATGTAGGGCTTCCAGTCGACCGCATGCGGATACGGCGACTGCTCGGCGGGAATGAGCTCCTTCACCACACTGCGCCCGGCATCGAGCGCGTCCCGATACGCCTGCAGCATCTGTTCGGGAGCATCCGGCTCGATCAGGCCTGCGTCGATCAGGGTCTGGGCATACAGGCTGCGTGCCGAGGGCTTGTGCTTGATCGACTGGTACATCAGGGGCTGGGTGGCGGTGGGTTCGTCGGCCTCGCTGTGGCCGTGGCGGCGGTAGCAGACCAGGTCGATGACCACATCCTTGTGGTAGGTCATGCGATAGTCCAGCGCGATCCGGGTCACGAACAGCACTGCCTCGGGATCGTCGCCGTTGACGTGAAGGATGGGCGCATTGACCATTTTGGCAATGTCGGTGCAGTACTGGGTCGAGCGGGCATCGCGCTGGTATGAGGTGGTGAAGCCGATCTGGTTGTTGACCACCAGGTGCACCGTGCCCTTGGTGGAATAGCCGCGCGACTGCGACATGTTGAAGGTTTCCATCACCACGCCCTGCCCGGCAAAGGCGGCGTCGCCGTGGATCAGTACCGGCACCACGCTGGTGCCCTCCGTATCCCGACGCCGGTCCTGGCGTGCCCGCACCGAGCCCTCGACCACCGGATCGACGATCTCCAGATGCGAGGGATTGAAGGCCAGGTTGATATGCACCGGCCCGCCCCGGGTCTGGATGTCCGAGGAAAAGCCGAGGTGGTACTTCACGTCGCCCGACCCACTGCCCTCGTGCCCGGCCCTGCCCTCGAATTCCTGGAACAGTTCGGCCGGGGTCTTGCCCATGATGTTGACCAGCACGTTGAGCCGGCCGCGGTGCGCCATGCCGATGACGAGTTCCTTCACCCCGTGGACGCCGCCGCGCTGGATCAATTCGTCCAGGATGGGGATCAGGCTGTCGCCGCCCTCCAGCGAGAAGCGCTTCTGGCCCACATAACGATTGTGCAGGTAGCGCTCCAGCCCCTCGGCGGCAGTCAGCCGGTCGAGGATGCGCTGGCGGGTCTCGTCGGAGAAGCGCGGCGGCCCGGCGCAGGATTCCAGCCGCTGCTGCAGCCAGCGCTTCTCGCCGGTCTCGGTGATATGCATGTACTCGGCGCCGATATGACCGGCATAGGTACACTCGAGCAACTCCAGTATCTCGCGCAGGCTGGCCCGCTCCACCCCGGCCAGAGAGCCGGTATCGAAGATCCGGTCCAGGTCGGCCTCGGTCAGTCCGTGATGGGCGGGTTCGAGCTCGGGGATGTGCGGCCGTTCGCGCAGGCCCAGCGGGTCGATGTCAGCGATCTGATGGGCGCGGAAGCGATGGGCATTGATCAGCTGCAGCACCCGGATCTGTTTTTCCTCGTGGGAAGCCGCGGCAGCCGGCGCGCCGCGGCTGGAAGGCCGGCGTGCGAGTGAACGGAACTGTTCCCGCACCGGGGTGTGCGAGGCCTCGCGCTGGCGGGCATCGACGGCAGGCAGGGTATCGAAGAAGGTACGCCAGTGCTCCTCGACCTGGGCCGGATCCTCCAGGTAACGGTCATAGAGCGCATCCAGATAGGCGCCGTTGTGGCCGCTCAACTGGGAGTCCGCCCACAGCCGCTGCATACTCTTGAGTTTGACTCTGTCTTCCATGGAATGGATCTGGCCGTGTTTTACGAAAAAAGAAGGCAATTCCTGCGCCAATCCGCTTCAGACTCAAGTTTGAGACATCAATCGAGCGGAATCCACTCCCCGCAGCCGCGATCAGGATCCACGCGCACGTGGAACAAGTACGGTTTCATGCCATGGTGACTTGTTTTTGACGGAAATCGTCATAAACCCGCGGCCGCTTCCCGCCCACCGGGTTGTCCCCTCATACGTCATTCCCTACTCTTGATCAGGATTCCCGGATACAGACAAAGGCGTGACTGATGGATCTGATCAACCTGCTGCTGGAGGAATTCGACTGGGAAGTCCTGATCCTCACCAGTCTGCGAATCCTCCTCATCCTGGTCCTGATGTGGGGGCTGATGCTGCTGGCCCGACTCGGCCTGCGCCGGCTGGAACAGCGGCTGGTCCGGCGTGGCCAGGGTGCCGATGAGAGCCTGACCGAGGCAAGCAAGCGGGCCGAGACCCTGATCCGGCTGCTGCGCCAGGGCATCCGCATCGTGATCTGGGTCGTTGCCCTGCTGATCATCCTGCGCGAGCTCGGCGTGGACATCGCCCCTATTCTCGCCAGTGCCGGCATCGTCGGCCTGGCCGTGGGCTTCGGCGCCCAGAACCTGGTGCGCGACGTCATCGCCGGCTTTTTCATCATCCTGGAGAATCAGGTGCGGCTGGGTGACGTGGCCATCATCAACGGCACCGGCGGCCTGGTCGAGGCCATCAATTTCCGCACCCTGGTGCTGCGCGATCTCTCCGGTACCGTGCACGTCTTTCCCAACGGCACCATCACCACACTGTCCAATATGACCCGCGAGTGGTCCGGCTATGTGTTCGACATCGGCGTGGCCTACAAGGAGGACGTGGATACCGTCATCGGGATCATCCGGG
This sequence is a window from Thiohalobacter thiocyanaticus. Protein-coding genes within it:
- a CDS encoding MgtC/SapB family protein; its protein translation is MAEIHTLLNLLLALALGLLIGAERGWERRTAEEGTRLAGIRTFGLIGLLGALWTLLANELGEVLLGFAFVAFTGLLIISHSRQVRADRDYGITTLVAALLTFVIGALAMRGQQAAAASAAVITAFLLSLKPLLHAWIRRIEEPELLATLKLLLISVVLLPVLPNRGYGPWSALNPYELWWLVVLIAGISFFGYIAMRIFGAGKGTLLTGFLGGVTSSTATTLHFSRLQGKGLPPSMLAAGILIASATMFPRMLLEIVILNPSLAVPMLAPLLAMLAVALVGVFWLWRLAARKRDNPIEAPLSNPFQLLPALKFALLLALVMLATEALHAWLGQRGLYIAAGISGVADVDAITLTIARMPGIEANSQAAVGAMTLAAIVNTLFKGILAAVIGGAVLAKYVLPPMLAVGLAGGMTILLL
- the lpdA gene encoding dihydrolipoyl dehydrogenase; translated protein: MTDKYDVVVIGAGPAGYVAAIRCAQLGLATACVDEWVTPQGRPALGGTCLNVGCIPSKALLESSELYVRAQQELSTHGVLCQGVKLDLAAMMARKDKVVQELTQGIEQLFKSNAVTWLAGRGRLVSGTQVEVTPAGGKPQTLEAGHVILAPGSAPVEIDHIPLTDDLIVDSAGALAFDSVPRRLGVIGAGVIGLELGSVWQRLGSEVILLEAQEQFLSMTDAQLGREALRQFRKQGLDIRLGARVTECEIKRSKVHIEYEDAKGREQEQVDRLIVAVGRRPNTQGLASDESQLLLDEWGFIHVNEQCRTNLPTVYAIGDAVRGPMLAHKGSEEGVMVAELIAGHHASLNYDAIPSVIYTQPEIAWAGKTEQALKTEGVEYRSGVFPFAASGRARAAGQTDGFIKLLADADTDRLLGAHMIGPHASELIAQAVLALEMQASAEDVMLTVFAHPTLSESFHEAALAVHDRAIHVARPRRGK
- a CDS encoding 2-oxoglutarate dehydrogenase E1 component, translated to MEDRVKLKSMQRLWADSQLSGHNGAYLDALYDRYLEDPAQVEEHWRTFFDTLPAVDARQREASHTPVREQFRSLARRPSSRGAPAAAASHEEKQIRVLQLINAHRFRAHQIADIDPLGLRERPHIPELEPAHHGLTEADLDRIFDTGSLAGVERASLREILELLECTYAGHIGAEYMHITETGEKRWLQQRLESCAGPPRFSDETRQRILDRLTAAEGLERYLHNRYVGQKRFSLEGGDSLIPILDELIQRGGVHGVKELVIGMAHRGRLNVLVNIMGKTPAELFQEFEGRAGHEGSGSGDVKYHLGFSSDIQTRGGPVHINLAFNPSHLEIVDPVVEGSVRARQDRRRDTEGTSVVPVLIHGDAAFAGQGVVMETFNMSQSRGYSTKGTVHLVVNNQIGFTTSYQRDARSTQYCTDIAKMVNAPILHVNGDDPEAVLFVTRIALDYRMTYHKDVVIDLVCYRRHGHSEADEPTATQPLMYQSIKHKPSARSLYAQTLIDAGLIEPDAPEQMLQAYRDALDAGRSVVKELIPAEQSPYPHAVDWKPYIGQSCTTEVNTAIDAARLKQLWQGLSRLPEGFEIHSNVGKIMENRRKMTAGALSIDWGYAETMAYASLLTEGYPVRLSGQDSGRGTFFHRHAVISNQVDGTPYVPLRNISADQANFLVINSLLSEEAVLAFEYGYATTDPGTLVIWEAQFGDFANNAQVVIDQFISAGEQKWNRLCGLVMLLPHGYEGQGPEHSSARLERYLQLCAEQNIQVCVPTTPAQIFHLLRQQMLNTCRKPLVVMTPKSLLRHRLAVSRLEDMTEGGFHAVIPEVDELDPAAVNRVILCSGKVYYDLLEKRREVELNDVAIIRLERLYPFPEGILRRTLEQYPNVETYIWCQEEPKNQGAWYSTQHHLYASLPCDAPLEYAGRPFSAAPAVGYNWLHVQQQHRLVAEALGLESTGTGQ
- a CDS encoding mechanosensitive ion channel family protein → MDLINLLLEEFDWEVLILTSLRILLILVLMWGLMLLARLGLRRLEQRLVRRGQGADESLTEASKRAETLIRLLRQGIRIVIWVVALLIILRELGVDIAPILASAGIVGLAVGFGAQNLVRDVIAGFFIILENQVRLGDVAIINGTGGLVEAINFRTLVLRDLSGTVHVFPNGTITTLSNMTREWSGYVFDIGVAYKEDVDTVIGIIREVGEELAADEHFGALIVEPIEVFGLDNFADSAVVIKGRLKTRPIQQWAVGREFRRRLKYAFDARGIEIPFPHRTLYVNDTDREILQALAQAGRTQDR
- the odhB gene encoding 2-oxoglutarate dehydrogenase complex dihydrolipoyllysine-residue succinyltransferase — its product is MSVEIKVPSFPESVADGTVLRWNKRPGEAVARDETLVEIETDKVVFEVPAPAAGVLEGIEQGEGEVVTSGQVIGRLREGGTAEATAAASPAAGGTEADSENRGANPPVSPSARRLLEQHGIEASQVTGTGKDGRILKEDVEQHLEHGSEVTTADQARQEAAQTRPQKAPAPPPPEPAAAAAAGAGGREEKRVPMTRLRARVAERLLEAQHNAAILTTFNEVDMQPVMQLRQRYREAFETRHGVKLGFMSFFVKAAVEALRRFPEVNASIDGNDVVYHGYFDIGIAVSSPRGLVVPILRDADALGLAEIEGRILDFAQRAQQGRLELDEITGGTFTITNGGVFGSMLSTPIINPPQSGILGMHRIQERPMAENGEVVIRPMMYLALSYDHRLIDGREAVQFLVTIKDMIEDPARLLLDV
- a CDS encoding class I SAM-dependent methyltransferase, translating into MKASKSSKKHKKGRGARTNKPALASQADRHILYQDSVQDTEFEFEFINGTFERLRGRQPHLLREDFCGTAQMCCEWVRRDPHNRAVGVDLDTEVLDWAREHNLSQLEAEQRERVQLVEADVLEIRTEQAPDLIIAMNFSYQGFKTREALRGYFERVREALTDDGVLIMDAFGGYEAFQELEEETEHDDFTYIWDQDFYDPITGAMTCHIHFSFPDGSRMDKAFTYHWRLWTLPELQELLKEAGFKRVTVYWEGTDEETNEGDGNFQPATQGEADPGWIAFLSAEK